From Camelina sativa cultivar DH55 chromosome 20, Cs, whole genome shotgun sequence, the proteins below share one genomic window:
- the LOC104772778 gene encoding uncharacterized protein LOC104772778 yields the protein MEVHFDLVSFYMDEKSGSIGMINEGFEKEYPKGIFKYGDEPQVKQINNSCRMSILTRIKDALPTEYEQVKSDPVFSNLFAIYENGLGYSARFIHSIMCRQLITXKPIGFYIECNLDFSFKLIRTKIRSVIR from the exons ATGGAG GTGCACTTTGATTTAGTTAGCTTCTACATGGATGAAAAATCAGGATCAATCGGGATGATAAACGAAG GCTTTGAAAAGGAGTATCCTAAAGGCATTTTCAAATACGGTGATGAACCACAAGTGAAGCAGATAAACAATAGCTGCAGAATGTCTATCTTAACAAGAATCAAGGATGCTTTGCCAACAGAGTATGAGCAAGTGAAGAGTGATCCTGTGTTTTCAAATTTGTTTGCCATCTACGAGAATGGGTTAGGGTACTCTGCGCGTTTTATACATAGCATTATGTGTAGGCAGTTGATCACAANAAAACCGATTGGTTTTTATATTGAGTGtaatttggattttagttttaaactgATCCGAACCAAAATCCGATCGGTTATCCGCTAA
- the LOC104771569 gene encoding uncharacterized protein LOC104771569 — MDVHLVEAPKWEPDDKLRFVYVCVIAGLVMAKDEKKKIPLSYIKLVMDLDKLRAYPWGLHSFDYLVTSIMDTRKELKKTNSYILNGFSFALQVWVMEAIPVVGELLGEKINKEFTNGARCYNWKGAAKVSYQDIIIIEQSFGPKDIVYPYISRSGNFDIIDDIEFFRHDEIDDVGVKNVNDLVRSGYDFRDHEWGHVESNDVEEEKIEEVVNEDDHVEKESDGDNQLSGLESSEKKEDVNVGASSTKKRKTKQIDHGAESRKMQLLCQRAATSFTHGFDEEIKSFIKGMFEASFKPFKEEISQRLKKVEEDVSEVKEILSTIASTSTQATPSSFKPKDVGKSPSVQPKSLEDNFLFDDLFTKSGAIDLNIESQDLLGTQDFLAKTIGHLSQKPCVPGVDPPIDAGKYDEDADLVFVSEVRWNALEA, encoded by the exons ATGGATGTGCACCTAGTAGAAGCTCCCAAGTGGGAACCTGATGACAAGCTAAGATTTGTATATGTGTGCGTCATAGCTGGTTTGGTAATGGCTAAGGACGAGAAGAAAAAGATCCCTCTCTCATACATCAAGTTGGTGATGGATCTTGATAAGTTGAGAGCTTATCCTTGGGGTTTGCATTCTTTTGACTACCTTGTGACCTCGATCATGGACACAAGAAAGGAGTTGAAGAAGACCAACAGTTATATTCTTAATGGCTTCTCCTTTGCACTTCAAGTATGGGTTATGGAAGCAATTCCAGTGGTTGGAGAGTTGTTGGGAGAAAAGATCAACAAGGAATTCACAAACGGTGCTAGATGTTATAACTGGAAGGGAGCTGCAAAAGTGTCTTATCAAGACATTATCATCATAGAGCAATCGTTTGGACCAAAG GATATCGTCTATCCATACATCTCGAGGTCAGGAAATTTTGACATAATCGATGATATAGAGTTTTTTAGGCATGATGAGATCGATGATGTGGGAGTCAAAAACGTAAACGACTTGGTGCGATCTGGTTACGATTTTAGAGACCATGAGTGGGGTCATGTTGAATCTAAtgatgttgaagaagagaagatagagGAGGTTGTAAACGAAGATGATCATGTTGAAAAGGAAAGTGATGGAGACAATCAATTGTCTGGGTTGGAGAGTAgcgagaagaaggaagatgtAAATGTGGGAGCATCAAGcacgaagaagagaaagacgaAGCAGATTGATCATGGTGCAGAGAGTCGAAAAATGCAACTCCTATGTCAGCGAGCCGCAACGTCGTTCACTCATggttttgatgaagaaataaagtCATTCATTAAAGGTATGTTTGAAGCTTCTTTCAAGCCTTTTAAGGAAGAAATAAGCCAGCGATtgaagaaggtggaggaggatgtATCAGAAGTGAAGGAGATACTATCGACTATAGCATCAACTTCGACACAAGCCACACCATCATCCTTTAAACCAAAAGATGTG GGGAAATCACCATCCGTTCAACCAAAGAGTTTG GAAGATAACTTTCTTTTCGATGATTTGTTCACCAAATCGGGGGCCATAGACCTTAATATTGAAAGTCAGGATTTATTGGGCACTCAAGATTTCTTAGCGAAAACAATAGGACATCTTTCGCAAAAACCATGTGTACCTGGAGTTGATCCTCCAATAGATGCGGGAAAGTATGACGAGGATGCTGATTTGGTTTTCGTTTCCGAAGTTAGATGGAATGCTTTGGAAGCATGA
- the LOC104772779 gene encoding uncharacterized protein LOC104772779, whose product MTMHIYVKSGEWRLFDNHEWRFIIDEDNRGRLLTLESSTTHEELKIMVSEAYGVEPSMVDMELSGVEDVGSKVILDLNKEPGVSSVEDGDGRPNENLYTFVGTDDAKRRDVLGKKTSDENTGYGVGTSLKGVSIRKGQYFKSKEVLQATMELYAMRYNCDCRVTKSDTVFWCIRCIEDVCKWSLRAECLNGSMYFKINKFVGDHTCAPSKKKKFCRTPSAKTIGHLIMQNYEGVLEGPKPNDIINIIRTEYGCDLTYSQAWESREYAVNEVRGIPEKSYGKIPKYLYMIQEANPGTYTNYEVDCDSRFKYLFMSFGQSIRGFYKGMRKVIVVDGTFLKNKYKGVLLVATAQLKVVIGDEKDLSFFSDRHVSISKSLDKIYPLSTHGICIHHLIGNVITYHKGRGVADLVLRASIAYRVAEFQKSFGDICNISPAIGEYLEDAEVKKWARCHFPGYRYDQNTNNAAESINSALRSPREYPVIPLLDSIREMLTRWFFERRELSAKQKDPLTVKVEKKMSRRIVKDKYFKSYPIGRNIIQVKAHGVDFVVDLERRTCTCGKF is encoded by the exons ATGACAATGCACATCTATGTTAAGAGTGGAGAGTGGAGATTGTTTGACAATCATGAGTGGAGATTTATTATTGATGAAGACAATCGTGGAAGACTACTAACTTTGGAATCGAGTACAACACATGAAGAATTGAAGATTATGGTTTCGGAAGCCTATGGAGTAGAGCCTAGTATGGTTGATATGGAGCTAA GTGGTGTTGAGGATGTTGGGAGCAAAGTCATATTGGATTTGAATAAAGAACCAGGGGTTTCAAGTGTTGAAGATGGCGATGGTAGACCGAATGAAAACCTTTATACATTTGTGGGTACTGATGATGCCAAACGGAGGGATGTTTTAGGGAAGAAAACATCCGACGAAAACACCGGTTATGGTGTTGGAACGTCGTTGAAAGGTGTGAGCATAAGGAAGGGTCAATATTTCAAAAGCAAGGAAGTGTTACAAGCAACAATGGAGTTGTATGCTATGAGGTACAACTGTGACTGCAGGGTTACAAAATCTGATACAGTATTCTGGTGTATACGCTGCATAGAGGATGTTTGCAAATGGAGTCTTCGTGCTGAGTGTTTAAATGGGTCTATGTATTTCAagatcaacaagtttgtggggGACCATACTTGTGCTccttcgaagaagaagaaattttgtAGGACACCTTCAGCTAAAACAATTGGACATCTCATTATGCAGAATTATGAGGGTGTATTGGAAGGGCCTAAACCGAATGATATCATTAATATTATTCGTACAGAGTATGGTTGTGATTTAACTTACTCTCAGGCATGGGAGTCTCGCGAGTATGCAGTGAATGAAGTTAGAGGAATCCCTGAGAAGAGTTATGGTAAAATACCAAAATACTTGTACATGATACAAGAAGCGAATCCGGGTACCTATACAAATTATGAAGTTGATTGCGACAGTAGATTCAAATATCTGTTTATGTCTTTTGGTCAGTCAATAAGAGGATTTTACAAGGGAATGAGGAAagttattgtggttgatggAACATTTTTGAAGAACAAATACAAAGGAGTTCTACTAGTTGCTACAGCA CAACTAAAGGTTGTTATTGGAGATGAGAAagatttatctttcttttcagATAGGCATGTGTCAATTAGCAAATCACTTGATAAAATCTATCCATTGTCTACTCATGGTATTTGCATCCACCACTTGATTGGTAATGTTATTACATATCACAAGGGAAGGGGTGTGGCTGATTTGGTTTTAAGAGCGTCTATAGCTTATAGAGTTGCTGAGTTTCAAAAAAGTTTTGGAGACATTTGCAACATCAGTCCTGCGATTGGAGAGTACCTAGAGGATGCTGAGGTTAAAAAATGGGCTCGATGCCATTTCCCTGGATACAGATATGACCAGAACACAAACAATGCTGCAGAGTCGATCAATTCAGCTTTGAGATCACCTAGAGAGTATCCAGTAATCCCTTTACTAGACAGCATCAGAGAGATGTTAACACGCTGGTTTTTTGAGCGAAGAGAATTAAGTGCCAAGCAGAAAGATCCTTTAACTGTTAAGGTGGAGAAAAAGATGTCAAGAAGAATAGTGAAAGATAAATACTTTAAAAGTTATCCGATTGGAAGAAACATAATACAGGTCAAAGCGCATGGGGTAGACTTTGTGGTTGACTTGGAGAGAAGGACATGTACATGTGGGAAGTTCTAA